In a single window of the Metopolophium dirhodum isolate CAU chromosome 2, ASM1992520v1, whole genome shotgun sequence genome:
- the LOC132939427 gene encoding large ribosomal subunit protein eL38-like has product MPQEIKEIKDFLLKARRKDAKSVKIKKNIENVKFKVRCSRFLYTLVITDKEKAEKLKQSLPPGLQVKEIKCKKMNTENKEKKL; this is encoded by the exons ATG ccgCAAGAAATTAAGGAAATCAAAGATTTCCTTCTGAAAGCTAGAAGGAAGGatgcaaaat ctgTCAAGATTAAGAAGAacattgaaaatgttaaattcaaGGTTCGTTGTTCTCGATTCCTTTATACCTTAGTAATCACAGACAAGGAAAAAGCAGAAAAACTTAAACAATCATTGCCACCTG GTCTTCAAGTAAAGGagatcaaatgtaaaaaaatgaacactgaaaataaagagaaaaaattataa
- the LOC132939425 gene encoding mitochondrial import inner membrane translocase subunit Tim9-like, with protein sequence MENANANVTDPNMDFDASQLASVKEIFKSYNKLTELCFMDCATDFTMGDLKSEEVRCAENCTSKFLKASERMTQRFQEYQLIMNEHVITAQQNANA encoded by the exons ATGGAAAACGCAAATGCAAATGTGACTGACCCTAATATGGATTTTGATGCTTCTCAACTGGCCAGT gttaaagaaatatttaagtcatataataaattaacagagTTATGTTTTATGGATTGTGCGACAGATTTTACAATGGGTGATCTTAAAAGTGAAGAA GTAAGGTGCGCTGAAAATTGTACAAGCAAATTTCTTAAAGCTTCTGAAAGAATGACACAAAGGTTTCAGGAGTATCAATTGATAATGAATGAACATGTGATTACTGCTCAACAAAATGccaatgcataa
- the LOC132939740 gene encoding uncharacterized protein LOC132939740, with translation MKFLVALAVYCVLSAAAVAVHSAPSHGFISPVILPKVHLASPDVTVVKQPYVVQQTEPVFRHVYYAGDSVPYVSHHVQAYHQHPAVVAAYQTAPAYAPAVGYIV, from the exons ATGAAGTTTTTA GTGGCACTGGCTGTTTATTGCGTCTTATcggcggcggcagtggcggTGCACTCCGCACCATCGCACGGATTCATATCGCCGGTGATCCTGCCCAAAGTGCACTTGGCGTCACCAGACGTGACCGTCGTCAAACAACCGTACGTGGTGCAGCAAACCGAACCGGTGTTCAGACACGTCTACTACGCCGGCGACTCGGTGCCGTACGTGTCGCATCACGTGCAGGCCTACCATCAACACCCAGCGGTCGTCGCCGCCTACCAGACGGCACCCGCGTACGCGCCAGCCGTCGGTTACATCGTTTGA
- the LOC132938823 gene encoding zinc finger MYM-type protein 1-like: MCKKWGVPLDVVQTRQRLATKYFDEVDGDRRLNITESNFKIKIFLPLIDTVLNQLRVRFESLKEVCDVFEFLKPESIIKSKESKIIKSCYDFVLLYKSDVGSELVSQILSLKEIIVNNNLKSIRDLAIFIVQHDFSTSYSEVLAACILFLTLPVTVATAERSFSKLKLIKNYLRNSMGQTRLSNIAVLNIEQHRTAELSLDNIISQFSNLKARRMKF, from the coding sequence ATGTGCAAAAAGTGGGGTGTACCTTTAGACGTAGTTCAAACCAGACAACGACtagcaacaaaatattttgacgaaGTTGATGGTGATCGCAGATTAAATATAACagaaagtaattttaaaattaaaattttcttacCACTTATTGACACTGTGTTGAATCAGCTTAGGGTGAGGTTTGAAAGTTTAAAAGAAGTTTGTGATGTGTTTGAGTTTTTAAAGCCAGAATCAATAATCAAATCAAaagaatcaaaaattataaaaagttgtTATGATTTTGTACTATTGTATAAATCAGATGTTGGTTCAGAGCTAGTAAGTCAAATTCTATCTCTAAAAGAAATTATtgttaacaacaatttaaagtCCATCCGCGATTTGgcaatatttattgtacaacaTGATTTTTCAACTAGCTATTCAGAAGTTTTAGCAGCTTGTATTCTTTTTTTGACTCTTCCAGTTACAGTTGCGACCGCAGAAAGGTCATTTTCaaagttaaaactaataaaaaattatttaagaaattcaATGGGACAAACGCGCTTGTCAAACATAGCAGTGCTAAACATAGAACAACATCGCACGGCTGAATTATcattagacaatattatatcacagtTTTCAAACTTAAAAGCCAGAAGAATGAAGTTTTAG